From Leptotrichia wadei, one genomic window encodes:
- a CDS encoding ABC transporter ATP-binding protein gives MKIVKLDFGEILKLKKYIKKYYILIILNILLATMSSLVSSAPIALIKRLFDKGISGKSEKDILYAAGAMIMLAAIGAILMYWNTIFSTVISSSIYKDIVTDIYNKIQTLDMEYFSGKKIGDMMTRTMTDPSNINSIILEVFNMIPEVIKLVLCLGIAFYIDFDLTLGVMIVTPILIVTVRKYAKRLKRSGKQRQEALDSLNSKLQETLSGIRVIRAFATEKHEINDFKKKNINLKKIAVKSARYNAKANSIMEAMNYIIIALLLMFSGYRVLRAKNFTPGDFITIVGAISSMYTPARRAMTRFNSISANISSITRVSEILEEVPAIVNKKDCIKFENFARDITFENVDFKYKDSTEKILKNINLDVKKGETIAFVGNSGGGKSTLVNLIPRFFDVSGGSLKIDGIDIRDYEIKSLRKAIGIVPQETFLFSGTILSNIKYSRQNATFEEIVEAAKQANAHEFIENLSDGYNTEIGERGVKLSGGQKQRIAIARAILENPQILILDEATSALDNESEKLVQDALEKLMDGKTTFVIAHRLTTIENSNKIVVIQKGEIKEVGNHNELLNKNGIYKALYNKNFDFNGKS, from the coding sequence ATGAAAATAGTAAAATTAGATTTTGGAGAAATTTTAAAACTGAAAAAATACATAAAAAAATATTATATATTAATTATCCTTAATATTTTGCTTGCAACAATGTCATCGCTTGTTTCCTCGGCTCCAATAGCATTAATAAAAAGGTTATTTGACAAAGGAATTTCAGGAAAAAGCGAAAAAGATATATTATATGCGGCAGGTGCAATGATAATGCTTGCAGCAATTGGTGCAATACTTATGTACTGGAATACAATTTTTTCAACAGTAATTTCATCTTCTATTTATAAAGATATCGTTACCGATATTTATAATAAAATACAGACTCTGGATATGGAATATTTTTCTGGGAAAAAAATAGGAGATATGATGACACGTACTATGACAGATCCCAGCAATATAAATTCAATTATATTAGAAGTTTTTAATATGATACCTGAAGTAATAAAATTAGTACTTTGCCTTGGGATAGCCTTTTATATAGATTTTGATCTAACTTTGGGTGTTATGATTGTTACCCCTATTCTTATCGTTACAGTAAGAAAATATGCCAAAAGACTAAAACGATCGGGAAAACAAAGGCAAGAAGCGTTGGACAGCCTTAATTCCAAATTACAGGAAACATTATCTGGAATTAGAGTTATTAGGGCATTTGCGACAGAAAAGCATGAGATAAATGATTTTAAAAAGAAAAACATTAATTTAAAGAAAATTGCTGTGAAATCTGCCAGATATAATGCAAAAGCAAATTCAATAATGGAAGCTATGAATTATATAATTATAGCGTTACTGCTAATGTTTAGCGGCTACCGAGTTTTAAGGGCAAAAAATTTCACACCTGGAGATTTTATTACGATAGTAGGGGCAATTTCGTCAATGTATACGCCTGCAAGACGTGCAATGACAAGATTTAATTCCATAAGTGCAAATATATCTTCTATTACAAGAGTTTCTGAAATTTTAGAAGAAGTGCCGGCTATTGTAAATAAGAAAGATTGCATAAAATTTGAAAACTTTGCAAGAGATATAACTTTTGAAAATGTAGATTTTAAATATAAGGACAGTACTGAAAAAATATTGAAAAATATTAATTTGGATGTTAAAAAGGGTGAAACAATTGCCTTTGTTGGAAATTCAGGTGGAGGGAAATCGACACTTGTAAATCTGATACCTAGGTTTTTTGATGTATCAGGCGGTTCATTAAAAATTGATGGAATTGATATTAGAGATTATGAAATAAAGAGTTTACGTAAAGCAATAGGAATTGTGCCGCAAGAAACGTTTTTATTTTCTGGAACTATACTTAGCAATATAAAATATAGCCGTCAAAATGCTACTTTTGAGGAAATTGTGGAGGCAGCGAAACAGGCAAATGCACACGAATTTATTGAAAATCTTTCTGATGGTTATAATACAGAAATTGGAGAGCGTGGAGTGAAGCTGTCTGGTGGACAGAAGCAGCGGATTGCAATTGCACGTGCAATCTTAGAAAATCCTCAAATATTAATTTTAGATGAAGCGACTTCTGCCCTTGATAATGAGTCTGAAAAGCTAGTTCAAGATGCGCTTGAAAAACTTATGGATGGAAAAACTACATTTGTTATCGCCCATAGGTTGACAACAATCGAAAATAGTAATAAAATAGTAGTGATACAAAAAGGTGAAATAAAAGAAGTTGGAAATCATAATGAATTGTTAAATAAAAATGGAATTTACAAAGCATTATATAATAAAAATTTCGATTTTAATGGTAAAAGCTAA
- a CDS encoding glycosyltransferase family 9 protein, which translates to MSKINWKFYRPYRDKLVDKKNEILSRIFDKRKKDADLDPSKINRILFLRTDGKIGDYIISSFIFREIKKYYPNIKIDVVSDKSLEDLLKLNKNIDEYYIFDRKKIFEWRKIARILKKNNYDVLLDSTEGLKYKQVYLINRVNAKVNVGYNKDGYKIYNKNVRQNNTLKMIEIYKQMMKKVNIEIKDTAYDVPVSKDSERNVKKFLDENNVSEKIIALNFFGASRGRKINEEVALVIIRRLSEMYRDHRIIILDSPNDRETIYNILEKTDNKNILFFEKSRTVLDSISIIKNSDLVVSLDTAILHIAEGLNKKIMAFYGLKINKNKWRIKEEGNILVDYTEKRINDVDFEKVFDKLNHKDM; encoded by the coding sequence ATGAGTAAAATAAACTGGAAATTTTATAGACCATATAGGGATAAATTAGTTGATAAAAAAAATGAAATATTAAGCAGGATATTTGATAAGAGAAAAAAAGATGCAGATTTAGATCCATCAAAAATAAACAGGATTTTATTTTTAAGGACAGATGGAAAAATAGGAGATTATATAATAAGTTCATTTATCTTTAGAGAAATAAAAAAATATTATCCTAATATAAAAATAGATGTTGTTTCTGACAAATCTTTAGAAGATTTACTGAAATTAAATAAGAATATAGATGAATATTATATATTTGACAGAAAAAAAATTTTTGAATGGAGAAAAATTGCACGAATACTGAAAAAAAATAATTATGATGTATTGCTTGATTCGACGGAAGGTTTGAAGTATAAGCAGGTTTATCTTATAAACAGGGTAAATGCCAAAGTTAATGTTGGATATAATAAAGATGGCTATAAAATATATAATAAGAATGTAAGACAGAATAACACTTTAAAAATGATTGAAATTTATAAGCAGATGATGAAGAAAGTGAATATTGAAATAAAGGATACAGCTTATGATGTTCCAGTTTCCAAAGATTCAGAAAGAAATGTAAAAAAATTTTTAGATGAAAACAATGTTAGCGAGAAAATAATTGCATTAAACTTTTTTGGAGCCTCTAGAGGAAGAAAAATAAATGAGGAAGTTGCCTTAGTTATAATAAGAAGGCTAAGTGAAATGTATAGGGATCATAGGATTATAATTCTGGATTCTCCAAATGACAGGGAAACGATTTATAATATACTTGAAAAGACAGATAATAAAAATATTTTATTTTTTGAAAAGTCCAGAACGGTACTTGACTCAATATCTATAATTAAAAATAGTGATTTGGTGGTATCGCTGGATACTGCCATCTTGCATATTGCCGAAGGGCTGAATAAAAAAATAATGGCTTTTTATGGACTGAAAATTAATAAGAATAAATGGCGGATAAAAGAAGAAGGCAATATATTAGTTGACTATACTGAAAAACGTATCAATGATGTAGATTTTGAAAAAGTATTTGATAAATTAAATCATAAAGATATGTAG
- a CDS encoding polysaccharide deacetylase family protein translates to MIYLFLIIILLFLAFIVYNKTRKNFVLCLMYHSVDSEKGKGGIFVDEFEEHIKWIKDKKTFKMEELKGLDYKLPKNSILITFDDGYKNNYTLAFPILKKYNMKATIFLNTKFIEKDDAYLNWAEIREMYESGLVDFQLHTHSHQLTIKNIDVLDFYDEESSPYFKRESYSLFFDGNYDEKRDAGKLNGLPVFKLRSKISIPGYKAKKDFVEKYRNIVEPQENNMSEKEKKEFLNKLFKERKDEFFDKISEEQFKETVKFEILENKKIISEKLGKIPDCLAYPWGHRYKGNRGDIKKLGVDIFITTRKGVNSLKLNKDWIYRVSGDDFENFDEFKNELTDGSTAIYRKIFKKH, encoded by the coding sequence ATGATATATTTATTTTTAATAATAATTTTGCTGTTTTTGGCATTTATTGTATATAATAAAACTAGAAAAAATTTTGTTTTATGCCTTATGTATCACAGTGTTGACAGTGAAAAGGGAAAAGGCGGAATTTTTGTGGATGAATTTGAAGAGCATATAAAGTGGATAAAGGATAAAAAGACTTTTAAAATGGAGGAATTGAAGGGATTAGATTATAAGTTGCCGAAAAATTCAATACTTATAACTTTTGATGATGGATATAAAAATAATTATACTTTGGCTTTTCCAATTTTAAAAAAATATAATATGAAGGCTACAATATTTTTGAATACAAAGTTTATTGAAAAGGATGATGCTTATTTAAACTGGGCTGAAATTAGGGAAATGTATGAAAGCGGACTAGTTGATTTTCAGCTTCATACACATTCACATCAGCTGACAATAAAGAATATTGATGTTCTGGATTTTTATGATGAGGAAAGTTCGCCATATTTTAAAAGAGAAAGCTATAGCCTGTTTTTTGATGGAAATTATGATGAAAAAAGGGATGCTGGAAAATTAAATGGACTTCCTGTGTTTAAATTACGAAGCAAGATTTCTATTCCTGGCTATAAGGCTAAAAAGGATTTTGTGGAAAAGTATAGAAATATTGTGGAACCTCAAGAGAATAATATGTCTGAAAAGGAAAAAAAGGAATTTTTGAATAAATTATTTAAAGAAAGAAAAGATGAGTTTTTTGATAAAATTAGTGAAGAACAATTTAAAGAAACTGTGAAATTTGAAATTTTGGAAAATAAAAAAATTATTAGTGAAAAATTGGGAAAAATTCCAGATTGTCTGGCTTATCCTTGGGGACATCGATATAAAGGCAATAGAGGTGATATAAAAAAATTGGGAGTGGATATTTTTATAACAACTAGAAAGGGCGTAAATTCCTTAAAGCTTAATAAAGACTGGATTTATCGTGTGAGCGGAGATGATTTTGAGAATTTTGATGAATTTAAGAATGAATTGACTGATGGATCTACAGCAATTTATAGAAAAATATTCAAAAAGCATTAG
- a CDS encoding glycosyltransferase family 52 has protein sequence MKEIKKVVFLSQPLEEDESLTHEETVELYKKIFKNYNESDMLFKLHPRGIFTYKDEFPEMEIFTSKIPFQIFEYMGVYFDTVATIYSTAVWDIKNARKIDFFGTKVHPKLLAQFGNIEK, from the coding sequence ATGAAAGAAATAAAAAAAGTTGTTTTTTTAAGTCAGCCGCTAGAGGAAGATGAATCTCTTACACATGAAGAAACAGTTGAGCTATATAAAAAAATATTTAAAAATTACAATGAAAGCGATATGTTGTTTAAATTGCATCCAAGGGGGATTTTTACATATAAAGATGAATTTCCGGAAATGGAAATATTTACAAGTAAAATACCTTTTCAGATATTTGAATATATGGGAGTATATTTTGATACGGTTGCAACAATTTATTCTACTGCTGTGTGGGATATTAAAAATGCTAGAAAAATAGATTTTTTTGGAACAAAGGTACACCCAAAACTGCTTGCCCAATTTGGAAACATAGAAAAATAA
- a CDS encoding glycosyltransferase family 2 protein, which produces MKLSVGIITFNEENRIGKTLDSVREIADEIIIVDSESTDRTVEIALSKGAKVFVEKWKGYGPQKNSVLEKCKGKWILLIDADEVISTQLKEKIKTIINSENPSSDVYKIKLRNIAFKREIKFGGWDDYVIRLWKNGKVKISSREVHEQYQTDSKIKKIKEMIIHYTYDSIEEFLEKLNRYTSQSAKEYIKNGKNPNFIKIYSKMMFRFFRMYILQLGFMDGYEGYLLAKYSSIYTMTKYTKLREEYYNNLGNDTSLVITTYNWPKALEICLNSVLDQTVAPKEIIVADDGSKQETIDLVKRFQESCPQSNIIHSWQEDKGFRAGMSRNRAISKASGNYIIIIDGDLVLNRHFVEDHIKNMKKGCFIQGSRVITSAVAAKKIMEGKRINIFSKGVKNNINMIRSKILSKIFTKVDRNLRGIRSCNMSFFKEDLIKVNGFEEEIEGWGREDSELAVRLFNIGCKKKKLKFEALTCHLYHNENDRSRLKKNDEYLVEAIKSRKTMAKKGLDRYEGSNAGNN; this is translated from the coding sequence ATGAAACTATCTGTAGGAATAATAACTTTTAATGAGGAGAACAGGATTGGAAAAACTTTGGATTCTGTGAGGGAAATTGCTGATGAAATAATAATCGTTGATAGTGAAAGTACAGACAGGACTGTGGAAATTGCGCTTTCAAAGGGAGCAAAGGTTTTTGTGGAAAAATGGAAGGGATACGGTCCGCAAAAAAATTCTGTCCTGGAAAAATGTAAAGGCAAATGGATTTTATTAATAGATGCTGATGAAGTAATATCAACGCAGCTAAAGGAAAAAATAAAAACAATTATAAATAGTGAAAATCCATCAAGCGATGTTTATAAAATAAAATTGAGAAATATTGCATTTAAAAGGGAAATAAAATTTGGCGGATGGGATGATTATGTAATCAGGCTGTGGAAAAATGGAAAAGTAAAAATAAGCAGCCGTGAAGTTCATGAACAATATCAGACTGACAGTAAAATAAAAAAAATAAAGGAAATGATAATTCATTATACTTACGACAGCATTGAGGAATTTCTTGAAAAATTAAACAGGTATACTTCACAAAGTGCAAAAGAATATATAAAAAATGGGAAAAATCCGAACTTTATAAAAATATATTCAAAAATGATGTTCAGATTTTTTAGAATGTATATTTTGCAGCTTGGATTTATGGATGGATATGAAGGCTACCTGCTTGCCAAGTACAGTTCCATCTACACAATGACAAAATATACAAAATTACGTGAAGAATATTATAATAATTTGGGAAATGACACTTCTCTCGTTATTACTACCTACAATTGGCCGAAAGCTCTGGAAATATGTCTGAATAGCGTGTTAGATCAGACTGTTGCTCCAAAGGAAATAATAGTTGCCGATGACGGCTCAAAGCAGGAAACAATAGATCTTGTAAAGAGATTTCAGGAAAGCTGTCCGCAAAGCAATATTATTCATTCTTGGCAGGAAGATAAGGGATTTCGGGCTGGAATGTCAAGAAACAGGGCGATAAGCAAGGCATCTGGAAATTATATAATAATAATAGATGGTGATTTGGTACTGAACAGGCATTTTGTTGAAGATCATATAAAAAATATGAAAAAAGGCTGCTTCATTCAAGGATCAAGAGTTATAACTTCGGCAGTTGCGGCAAAGAAGATAATGGAAGGCAAAAGAATAAATATTTTTAGCAAAGGTGTAAAGAATAATATAAATATGATAAGAAGTAAAATTCTTTCTAAAATATTTACAAAAGTAGATAGAAATTTACGTGGAATAAGGTCTTGCAATATGTCCTTTTTCAAGGAGGATTTAATTAAAGTGAACGGATTTGAGGAGGAAATAGAAGGTTGGGGAAGGGAAGATAGTGAACTTGCTGTAAGGCTATTTAATATTGGATGTAAAAAGAAAAAATTAAAATTTGAGGCATTGACTTGTCATCTGTATCATAATGAAAATGACAGAAGCAGGCTGAAGAAAAATGATGAATATTTGGTGGAGGCTATAAAAAGCAGAAAAACAATGGCTAAGAAGGGGCTTGATAGATATGAAGGAAGTAACGCTGGTAATAACTAG
- a CDS encoding glycosyltransferase: MKEVTLVITSCGRFDLLEETLDSFFECNTYPIKKIIITEDSTEGKKLERLISKYDGKNQDFRLIVNETRLGQLKSIDKAYREIDTEYIFHCEDDWKFLKSGFIEKSMEVMEEDEKILVVGLRSKEDFKEDFFYDKDYVSKKGEHYYNVKGEIFTYNPALRRKKDMDLFGLHEKLENQRYEEVLSNFYKERGFKAVFFKEPYVTHIGNKRHVHFSNRRKNTVLNFKIDRLIKKIRAKILKLRGKL; the protein is encoded by the coding sequence ATGAAGGAAGTAACGCTGGTAATAACTAGCTGCGGGAGATTTGATTTGCTGGAAGAAACGCTTGACAGCTTTTTTGAATGCAATACTTATCCGATTAAGAAAATAATAATAACAGAAGACAGTACAGAAGGGAAAAAACTGGAAAGGCTGATTTCAAAATATGATGGTAAAAATCAAGACTTTAGGCTGATAGTAAATGAAACACGGTTAGGGCAGCTAAAATCAATTGACAAGGCTTATCGTGAAATTGATACTGAATATATTTTCCATTGTGAAGATGACTGGAAATTTCTTAAAAGTGGATTTATTGAAAAGTCAATGGAAGTAATGGAGGAGGATGAAAAAATTTTAGTTGTTGGGCTTCGTTCAAAGGAAGATTTTAAGGAAGATTTTTTTTATGATAAAGATTATGTTTCAAAAAAAGGGGAGCATTACTACAATGTAAAGGGAGAAATATTTACTTACAATCCAGCCTTGAGAAGAAAAAAAGATATGGATTTGTTTGGGCTTCACGAGAAATTGGAAAATCAGCGATATGAGGAAGTTTTGTCGAATTTTTACAAGGAACGTGGATTTAAAGCGGTATTTTTTAAGGAGCCTTATGTGACCCATATTGGGAATAAAAGGCATGTGCATTTTAGCAACAGGAGAAAAAATACAGTTCTGAATTTTAAGATTGATAGGTTGATTAAAAAAATTAGAGCAAAAATTTTGAAACTAAGAGGTAAGTTATAA